From one Perca flavescens isolate YP-PL-M2 chromosome 4, PFLA_1.0, whole genome shotgun sequence genomic stretch:
- the LOC114553793 gene encoding LOW QUALITY PROTEIN: ammonium transporter Rh type B (The sequence of the model RefSeq protein was modified relative to this genomic sequence to represent the inferred CDS: deleted 1 base in 1 codon): MNVSTSLKVRLPALVLVSEVVMIVLYAVFVTYDDNANAKLQNNKTNPMENSMYRDYPFFADVQVMIFIGFGCLLAFFRFYGFSGMVFNFLTATFAIQWAILIQGFFQFYYDGKIHLGVINLLNAEFACAVVLISFGAVLGKTSPVQLLVMALLEISFFSLTEWAVLKYIRINDAGGTILIHLFACYFGLGVTFVLYRPSLNEGHCKEITSYHSDILSVMGTLFLWVFWPSFNSALTFKGDAQHRAILHTFIGLSSSTITAFALSALFNKRGKLTMADIQNVTLAGGVTVGASVDMMISPVAAYALGIMGCTACFFGYKYLTPFLARHMRIQDQCGIHNLHGLTGLISSAAGICAILLATEETYGPSMYQIFSHRAPPEGDPKLLELQWLIPGLKPGLGRSAQEQALFQVAAVFSTIAASAIGGLLTGLVMKLPFMASPSDQDCFDDELFFDMPSDFDSVEVLKTRISYDEKIQMSSMNTNVDTLRQSL; the protein is encoded by the exons ATGAATGTGTCTACAAGTTTAAAGGTGCGCCTGCCGGCACTCGTGCTAGTGTCGGAGGTTGTCATGATAGTTCTTTAtgctgtttttgtcacttatgaTGACAATGCCAATGCTAAGCTGCAAAACAATAAGACCAACCCGATGGAGAACTCCATGTATAGAGACTATCCCTTCTTTGCCGACGTGCAGGTGATGATCTTCATAGGCTTCGGCTGCCTGCTGGCCTTCTTCCGATTCTACGGTTTCAGTGGAATGGTCTTCAACTTTCTTACGGCTACATTTGCGATCCAGTGGGCGATCCTGATCCAAGGTTTCTTCCAGTTTTACTACGATGGTAAAATTCACCTGGGAGTGATCAACCTTCTGAATGCAGAGTTTGCCTGTGCCGTGGTGCTAATCTCTTTCGGAGCTGTGCTTGGGAAGACCAGTCCCGTTCAGCTCCTGGTCATGGCACTGCTGGAgatctctttcttttctttgacaGAGTGGGCtgtattgaaatacattagaaTCAATGATGCAGGTGGCACTATTCTTATTCACCTGTTTGCCTGCTACTTTGGTCTAGGGGTGACGTTTGTGCTGTATCGCCCGAGCCTAAATGAGGGACATTGTAAAGAAATAACTAGCTATCATTCTGACATCCTATCTGTAATGGGAACCTTGTTCCTCTGGGTGTTCTGGCCTTCATTTAACTCTGCTCTGACC TTTAAGGGTGACGCTCAACACAGAGCAATACTCCACACTTTTATAGGTCTCAGCTCATCCACTATCACCGCCTTCGCACTCTCTGCATTGTTCAATAAGAGAGGCAAGCTCACAATGGCTGATATTCAGAACGTGACTCTGGCAGGCGGCGTGACAGTTGGGGCTTCTGTGGACATGATGATTTCCCCTGTAGCTGCATACGCCCTGGGCATCATGGGCTGCACTGCCTGTTTCTTTGGATACAAGTACTTGACCCCCTTTTTGGCCCGACACATGAGGATCCAAGACCAATGTGGTATTCACAACCTCCACGGGCTTACTGGCCTCATATCGTCTGCAGCAGGGATCTGTGCCATCCTCCTAGCCACTGAAGAAACCTACGGGCCCAGCATGTACCAGATCTTTTCCCATCGTGCTCCACCTGAGGGAGATCCAAAGCTCCTGGAACTGCAGTGGCTGATTCCTGGGCTGAAGCCAGGCTTAGGTCGTTCTGCGCAGGAACAAGCTCTCTTCCAGGTGGCAGCTGTCTTCTCCACCATCGCAGCGTCTGCAATTGGTGGGCTGCTCACTGGTTTGGTCATGAAGCTGCCTTTCATGGCATCCCCATCTGACCAGGACTGCTTTGATGATGAGCTTTTCTTTGACATGCCCTCTGACTTTGACAGCGTTGAAGTGCTTAAGACCCGCATAAGCTATGATGAAAAGATACAAATGAGCTCCATGAACACCAACGTCGACACACTGAGGCAGTCATTATGA